One Deinococcus humi genomic window, CCCGGTTCGAACCCCGTACCTTGGCTGGCTGCTCGGCGCTGTGATGGTCATCGCCGTCGTGGTAGCCCGCGGCAAGGGCCTCCGGGCCATCCTGGGCAGCGGCCTCACCCTGCTGGCCCTATGGCTATTCATCCTACCGGCGCTGCTCTCCGGACATGACAGCGCGCCATTGACCATCTCGGCCCTGGGTGCGGTGCTGGCCGTCTGCGTTTATCTGGTTCACGGCCTGAACTGGAAGAGTCATGCGGCGCTGACGGCCCTCTGGAGCGCGACCACTGCCGGGTATTTCATCACCCTCCTCCTCGCCCACTTGACGCACCTCAGTGGTGGCGCCGACCGGGCGGCGGTGGTCGCCCAGAATTCGTACGGCATCAATGCGCTGAGTCTATATGTGGTTGGGGTCGTCCTCTCGGCCATGGGCGCGATGAACGACGTCACCGTGACCCAGGCCTCTGTGGTGGAGACAGTCGCCCAGAACCAGCCGGGTCAGCCGATCCACCGCTTGTACGCCCTGGGAATGCAGGTGGGCAGGGATCACGTGGGCAGCATGGTCACGGTTCTGGTACTGGGGTACGCGGCGGGCGCGTTGCCCCTGATGCTGTTGCTGCGGGCCGACCCAAAGGAGCCCATGTGGGTAACGCTGAACGGCGAGGCGCTGTTCTCCGAACTGGCCGGCCTCCTGATTGCCCTGATCAC contains:
- a CDS encoding YibE/F family protein, whose product is MISKRARRLCLLPLLALLPLLLGGCVQLPDSPLPIGTYLRGTYEQQYSQSEVVVTLENGEVINALAYADGPTYTQGEAVVIYQTGTTYVLNDPVRTPYLGWLLGAVMVIAVVVARGKGLRAILGSGLTLLALWLFILPALLSGHDSAPLTISALGAVLAVCVYLVHGLNWKSHAALTALWSATTAGYFITLLLAHLTHLSGGADRAAVVAQNSYGINALSLYVVGVVLSAMGAMNDVTVTQASVVETVAQNQPGQPIHRLYALGMQVGRDHVGSMVTVLVLGYAAGALPLMLLLRADPKEPMWVTLNGEALFSELAGLLIALITMLLAVPLSTGLAAWWVGTHQRIYVQPPIHSEGNGTGG